Proteins encoded in a region of the Malaciobacter mytili LMG 24559 genome:
- a CDS encoding molybdopterin-dependent oxidoreductase encodes MSLNNKIACPLDCYDACEAVFENGKIKGNKKHYPTNGNMCANFISCIKQEYLKTPIYNNAEITLNKALNILVEKLKEVKPENSLFYKGSGNLGVMQSSLKSFFAKYGSILTQGSLCDGGGGEGIKATRGEVVNPPLEKLLQADVIIVWGRNFSVTSSHMYELVKNKSFITIDPIKTHIAKNSELHLALNPKTDYELALLLTRFAYMQDLEDEEFCNKFETSEEFFELAKSRPILSYEEATGVSLEDINRFFEIIENKKVALVLGLGVQKYYEGANITRCIDSFAAFFRIA; translated from the coding sequence TTGAGTTTAAATAATAAAATTGCTTGTCCTTTAGATTGTTATGATGCTTGTGAAGCAGTTTTTGAAAATGGAAAAATAAAAGGAAATAAAAAGCATTATCCTACAAATGGAAATATGTGTGCTAATTTTATATCTTGTATTAAACAAGAATATTTAAAAACTCCTATTTATAATAATGCTGAAATAACATTAAATAAAGCATTAAATATTTTAGTTGAAAAATTAAAAGAAGTTAAACCAGAAAACTCTTTATTTTATAAAGGTAGTGGTAATTTAGGAGTAATGCAAAGTAGCTTAAAAAGTTTTTTTGCAAAATATGGTTCTATTTTAACACAAGGTAGTTTATGTGATGGTGGAGGAGGAGAAGGGATTAAGGCTACTCGTGGAGAAGTTGTAAACCCTCCTTTAGAAAAACTATTACAAGCTGATGTGATAATTGTATGGGGAAGAAATTTCTCTGTTACTTCTTCTCATATGTATGAATTGGTAAAAAATAAAAGTTTTATTACAATTGATCCAATAAAAACTCATATAGCAAAGAATTCAGAGTTACATTTAGCTTTAAATCCAAAAACAGATTATGAGTTAGCTTTACTACTTACAAGATTTGCATATATGCAAGATTTGGAAGATGAAGAGTTTTGTAATAAATTTGAAACAAGTGAAGAGTTTTTTGAGTTGGCTAAAAGTAGACCAATCCTTTCTTATGAAGAGGCAACAGGTGTTAGCTTAGAGGATATAAATAGATTTTTTGAAATAATTGAAAATAAAAAAGTAGCACTTGTTTTAGGACTTGGTGTACAAAAATATTATGAAGGTGCAAATATTACTAGATGTATAGACTCTTTTGCAGCTTTTTTTAGGATTGCATAA
- a CDS encoding HlyD family efflux transporter periplasmic adaptor subunit gives MRLLVIFFFTMNLAFASVYYAKLEPINSYQIKASVSGKVIFSNDELEGKLANNSTVIELDSYVDRVDLEQTKNKLKSINNMISIEQRNFERLTKVSSKSEFEKDTQKIKVINLETSKADTLIKIANLEDSIKNKKLVEKSNYIYNINVKEGDYVTPGTLLYEAKDLSKGKLEIFIPIADIEDIKTKNIYIDDKKSDIKITKIYDVADSEHISSYKVEIHIKNPKKFSRLIKIEFK, from the coding sequence ATGAGGCTTTTAGTTATATTTTTCTTTACTATGAATTTAGCTTTTGCATCTGTTTATTATGCAAAACTTGAACCAATTAATAGTTATCAAATAAAAGCAAGTGTAAGTGGTAAAGTTATTTTTTCAAATGATGAATTAGAAGGAAAACTTGCAAATAATTCCACTGTAATAGAACTTGATTCATATGTTGATAGAGTTGATTTAGAACAAACTAAAAATAAATTAAAATCTATAAATAATATGATTTCTATTGAGCAAAGAAATTTTGAAAGATTAACAAAAGTCTCTTCAAAATCTGAGTTTGAAAAAGATACTCAAAAAATAAAAGTTATAAATTTGGAGACTTCAAAAGCTGATACTTTAATAAAAATAGCAAATCTTGAAGATAGTATTAAAAATAAAAAATTAGTTGAGAAGAGTAATTATATTTATAATATAAATGTAAAAGAGGGAGACTATGTAACTCCTGGAACTTTACTTTATGAAGCAAAAGATTTATCTAAAGGAAAATTAGAAATTTTTATTCCAATTGCAGATATTGAAGATATTAAAACAAAAAATATTTATATTGATGATAAAAAATCAGATATAAAAATTACAAAAATATATGATGTGGCTGATAGTGAACATATCTCTTCATATAAAGTGGAAATACATATAAAAAATCCAAAAAAATTTTCAAGGTTAATTAAAATTGAGTTTAAATAA
- the fliI gene encoding flagellar protein export ATPase FliI, whose protein sequence is MIDIDSLLNSIDSANLSIAFGRINHISSTTIVAAGIEVAVGDIVKIESVQHLYTVLGMVASIDGQNFTIVPFSFIEGFKINDKVYLQKEGLSVKTGYGLLGRVVNALGEPIDNKGKIKDILESSAINKLSMPALERGIINQRFSTGVKAIDSMLTTGKGQKVGIFAGSGVGKSTLMGMIVKGCQAQIKVVALIGERGREIPEFIHFNLGDNLENTIIVAATSDESALMRKYGAFTAMAIAEFFRDKGHDVLLMMDSVTRFAMAQREIGLSTGEPPVSRGYPPSVFALLPQLMERAGSNQKGSITAFFTVLVDGDDMNDPIADQSRSILDGHIVLTRDLTEQGFYPPINLLKSASRVMDKVVEDEHYNYFLKLKRVLSLIKENEVLVRVGAYKPGMDPELDVALAKKEKIRSFLTQSTKEQYSFEEIVRMFKEVLQ, encoded by the coding sequence ATGATAGATATTGATAGCTTATTAAATAGTATTGACAGTGCAAATTTATCTATTGCTTTTGGTAGAATTAATCATATTAGTTCTACAACAATTGTTGCAGCAGGTATTGAAGTAGCTGTTGGTGATATAGTAAAAATTGAATCAGTTCAACATCTTTATACTGTTCTTGGTATGGTAGCTTCAATTGATGGACAAAATTTTACAATTGTTCCTTTTTCTTTTATAGAGGGGTTTAAAATAAATGATAAGGTTTATTTACAAAAAGAAGGTCTTAGTGTTAAAACTGGATATGGTCTTTTAGGTAGGGTTGTAAATGCCTTAGGAGAGCCTATTGATAATAAAGGAAAAATTAAAGATATTCTTGAGAGTTCTGCTATAAATAAATTATCAATGCCTGCACTTGAAAGAGGTATAATTAATCAAAGATTTTCAACAGGTGTTAAGGCAATAGATTCTATGCTAACAACAGGTAAAGGGCAAAAAGTTGGTATTTTTGCAGGAAGTGGTGTTGGTAAATCTACTTTAATGGGTATGATTGTTAAAGGTTGCCAAGCTCAAATTAAAGTTGTTGCTTTAATTGGAGAAAGGGGTAGAGAAATACCTGAATTTATCCACTTTAATTTAGGGGATAATCTTGAAAATACAATTATAGTTGCAGCAACTTCTGATGAATCAGCATTAATGAGAAAATATGGTGCTTTTACAGCTATGGCAATTGCTGAATTTTTTAGAGATAAAGGGCATGATGTTCTTTTAATGATGGATTCAGTTACTAGATTTGCAATGGCTCAAAGAGAAATAGGTTTAAGTACAGGTGAACCACCTGTTAGTAGAGGATACCCTCCTTCCGTTTTTGCTTTACTTCCTCAATTAATGGAAAGAGCAGGTAGTAATCAAAAAGGTTCAATTACTGCTTTTTTTACAGTTTTAGTTGATGGAGATGATATGAATGACCCTATTGCTGATCAAAGTAGATCAATTTTAGATGGGCATATTGTTTTAACAAGAGATTTAACAGAACAAGGGTTTTATCCCCCTATAAATCTCTTAAAATCAGCTTCTAGGGTAATGGATAAAGTTGTTGAAGATGAGCACTATAATTACTTTTTAAAGTTAAAAAGAGTATTATCTCTTATAAAAGAGAATGAAGTGTTAGTTAGAGTAGGTGCATATAAACCAGGGATGGACCCTGAATTAGATGTTGCCTTGGCTAAAAAAGAGAAAATTAGAAGTTTTCTAACTCAAAGCACTAAAGAACAATATAGCTTTGAAGAGATTGTTCGAATGTTTAAGGAGGTGCTACAATGA
- a CDS encoding BatD family protein — MKALKTLIILLLFFNFLNAEVKINAPLTFIVNKPYVFEIIASGNEVNFPKIEEIQGNKVELISSVNGLNVINSKVTRNFIRKYSFIPTTDFTIPSFKFVIDNKEILTTKVEVKKQEVSKTFSKYADFELSVSKASVYVSEEFRLKLKFKYLDTLNIKGLNLAQVNFDNFWYKQTKNQKEYKQGEYYVHEMEFLVFAQKSGTLNIEPFEMVMKLVDNSSNDFMLFNNYIYKSIYSNKLTLEVKELPQSIKLVGEFNIDSSLSKTEVTQGDAVSFKVKIDGFGNIDDIDDIKLDITEATIYENKPTINTNIVQNRYFGTYEKVFSIIPNKDMLIKPITIKYFDKNLQKVVEKSTPLYKIKVIKQNKKEEQLLLPSKKQEVVNKVIVEKFSYKNSILFFLLGVIFTLFIIYLYKYAINLKFKKQKESNLLAKIKNSKNKNELIKIIIVFLKVNETLDKKIFQLQDISDEKDFKTLKKEIYTIIKNEKGIKK; from the coding sequence ATGAAAGCTTTAAAAACTCTAATTATTTTATTACTTTTTTTTAACTTTTTAAATGCTGAGGTAAAAATAAATGCACCTTTAACATTTATAGTAAATAAGCCTTATGTTTTTGAAATAATAGCAAGTGGAAATGAAGTAAATTTTCCCAAAATAGAAGAAATACAAGGTAATAAAGTTGAGTTAATCTCTTCTGTAAATGGCTTAAATGTAATAAATTCAAAAGTTACTAGAAACTTTATAAGAAAATATAGTTTTATTCCTACAACTGATTTTACAATTCCCTCTTTTAAATTTGTAATTGATAATAAAGAAATTTTAACTACAAAAGTAGAAGTAAAAAAACAAGAAGTTTCAAAAACTTTTAGTAAATATGCAGATTTTGAGTTATCAGTTTCAAAAGCTAGTGTATATGTTTCAGAAGAGTTTAGATTAAAATTAAAGTTTAAATATTTAGATACTTTAAATATAAAAGGCTTAAATTTAGCCCAAGTAAATTTTGATAACTTTTGGTATAAACAAACAAAAAATCAAAAGGAATATAAACAAGGTGAGTATTATGTCCATGAAATGGAGTTTTTAGTATTTGCTCAAAAAAGTGGAACTTTAAATATTGAACCTTTTGAAATGGTTATGAAATTAGTTGATAATAGCTCAAATGATTTTATGCTTTTTAATAATTATATTTATAAATCAATATATTCAAATAAACTTACTTTAGAAGTAAAAGAATTACCACAAAGTATTAAATTAGTAGGTGAGTTTAATATTGATAGTTCTTTATCTAAAACTGAGGTTACTCAAGGAGATGCAGTTTCATTTAAAGTAAAAATTGATGGGTTTGGAAATATAGATGATATAGATGATATAAAATTAGATATTACTGAAGCAACTATTTATGAAAATAAACCAACAATAAATACTAATATTGTACAAAATAGATATTTTGGAACTTATGAAAAGGTATTTTCTATTATTCCAAATAAAGATATGTTAATTAAACCAATTACAATAAAATATTTTGATAAAAACTTACAAAAAGTTGTAGAAAAAAGTACACCTTTATATAAAATAAAAGTAATTAAACAAAATAAAAAAGAAGAACAGCTTTTATTACCTTCTAAAAAGCAAGAAGTTGTAAATAAGGTAATAGTAGAAAAATTCTCATATAAAAATTCAATTTTATTTTTCCTTTTAGGAGTAATATTTACTTTATTTATAATTTATTTATATAAATACGCTATAAATTTAAAGTTTAAAAAGCAAAAAGAGAGTAATCTTCTAGCTAAAATAAAAAATAGTAAAAATAAAAATGAATTAATAAAAATTATTATTGTTTTTCTTAAAGTTAATGAAACTTTAGACAAAAAGATTTTTCAACTTCAAGATATAAGTGATGAAAAAGATTTTAAAACTTTAAAAAAAGAGATTTACACAATTATTAAAAATGAAAAAGGGATAAAAAAATGA
- a CDS encoding molybdopterin-dependent oxidoreductase → MQLFLGLHNPLKHCGVWYLSNSKYGYEEQFNFSTKHQKINVSEVDFSKYELVFIQGANPVVSAPNTKRVIEGLKNSFVVYLGININDTCEYADLIIPACSFLQKDDVRLSYGHEYKAISNKVQEPLSETISEYNLTKYLFDTFKFDGLKKEKEILDYYIKYQPKAYEFEKFEFIDDIEVEHLYEKKLKEQYYFITAKKKKNLNSSFKIDNYLYLNPQTGYKDGDIVTLSSKYGNAKFEVKTTFDVKENCVLCYAGNKNANYLTPYQSDESSHSAMYQEVLVNIELS, encoded by the coding sequence TTGCAGCTTTTTTTAGGATTGCATAATCCTTTAAAGCATTGTGGGGTTTGGTATTTAAGTAATTCAAAATATGGTTATGAAGAACAATTTAATTTTTCAACTAAACATCAAAAAATCAATGTTAGTGAAGTTGATTTTTCAAAATATGAACTTGTTTTTATACAAGGAGCAAATCCTGTTGTAAGTGCTCCAAATACAAAAAGAGTTATTGAAGGATTAAAAAATAGTTTTGTAGTTTATTTGGGGATAAATATAAATGATACTTGTGAATATGCTGATTTAATAATTCCTGCTTGTTCTTTTTTACAAAAAGATGATGTAAGACTTTCTTATGGTCATGAATATAAAGCTATTTCAAATAAAGTACAAGAACCTTTAAGTGAGACTATAAGCGAATATAATTTAACAAAATATTTATTTGATACTTTTAAATTTGATGGTTTAAAAAAAGAAAAAGAGATATTGGATTATTATATAAAATATCAGCCTAAAGCATATGAGTTTGAAAAGTTTGAATTTATAGATGATATAGAAGTAGAACATCTATATGAAAAAAAACTAAAAGAACAATATTATTTTATAACTGCAAAGAAAAAGAAAAATTTAAATTCTTCTTTTAAAATTGACAACTATTTATATTTAAATCCTCAAACTGGTTATAAAGATGGTGATATTGTAACTTTATCTTCAAAATATGGTAATGCTAAATTTGAAGTAAAAACAACATTTGATGTTAAAGAAAATTGTGTTTTATGTTATGCTGGTAATAAAAATGCAAATTATTTAACTCCTTATCAAAGCGATGAATCTTCTCACAGCGCTATGTATCAAGAGGTTTTAGTTAATATTGAACTATCGTAA
- the flhA gene encoding flagellar biosynthesis protein FlhA — protein MNIKKILSKDLVVVALFVAILMIIIVPLSKGILDFFLVVSLSLSLLILLISLYIQKPSDLTTFPTLILILALFRLSLNIATTRSILSEGHNGPDAVSSIISAFGEFVVGGNMVIGVIVFIILVLINFMVVTKGATRVAEVTARFTLDSMPGKQMAIDADLNAGFIDDKEAQIRRKSLISEANFYGAMDGSSKFVKGDAVAGIIITLVNLIGGLLIGLFQHDLTVSESGRIYTILTIGDGLVAQIPALILSTATAIIITRSNMDEDRFANQSVLQLVKDSKSLILVGIGMILFGFVPGFPTGILMIMGILMMFIGYTIYMIEDNQDNALTRFFKPQISEKSKKITKSPEELKEMKKQKTQDEGQVIENIMKLEVLELKLGFRLLQLVQGNSELLDKIKGIRKTIAADLGFIIPQIRISDDASLMQNEYQLYLKRIPIVKGKVETDKLLAMGGIGNEKLKGLHVKEPVFNLEATWINMDLKEEALMKGFTVVDAPTIISTHISEVIKKHAEDIITRQDIVDIIDGLKKDFPIVVEEAMKVTSYGSLLKVCRDLLHEKIPIVDMLTIVEAIADIAEFTKAPDVLLEHVRSKLYRLITQRFKDTDGVLHIITIKPEIEQQFIGKLQEHHGVSQLMLSIAEINNLVTKTKAVMEEVELKGYSKVAMVVDPLLRKRISEIYEKFGLQVAVLSHAELDSRANFAIEGTVEF, from the coding sequence ATGAATATAAAAAAGATACTGTCAAAAGACTTAGTTGTTGTAGCACTTTTTGTTGCTATTTTAATGATTATCATTGTTCCTTTATCAAAAGGGATTTTGGATTTCTTTTTGGTGGTATCTTTATCTTTATCGCTACTTATTTTATTAATTTCTTTATATATTCAAAAACCATCAGATCTTACAACTTTCCCAACTTTAATTTTAATTTTAGCACTATTTAGGCTATCTTTAAATATTGCAACTACTAGATCAATTTTAAGTGAAGGACATAATGGTCCTGATGCAGTAAGTTCCATAATTTCAGCTTTTGGTGAGTTTGTTGTAGGTGGTAATATGGTAATTGGGGTTATTGTATTTATCATATTAGTGCTTATTAACTTTATGGTTGTAACTAAGGGTGCTACAAGGGTAGCAGAGGTTACTGCAAGATTTACACTTGATTCTATGCCAGGTAAACAAATGGCAATTGATGCTGATTTAAATGCTGGATTTATAGATGATAAAGAAGCTCAAATAAGAAGAAAATCTTTAATCTCTGAAGCAAATTTTTATGGGGCAATGGATGGGTCTTCGAAGTTTGTTAAAGGTGATGCTGTTGCTGGTATTATTATTACTTTAGTAAACTTAATTGGAGGATTATTAATAGGTCTTTTCCAACATGATTTAACTGTTTCTGAAAGTGGAAGAATTTATACTATTTTAACTATTGGAGATGGTCTTGTAGCCCAAATTCCAGCTTTAATTTTATCAACTGCAACGGCAATTATTATTACTAGATCAAATATGGATGAAGATAGATTTGCAAATCAATCGGTTTTACAATTAGTAAAAGATAGTAAATCTTTAATCCTTGTTGGTATAGGGATGATTTTATTTGGTTTTGTTCCAGGGTTCCCTACGGGAATTTTAATGATTATGGGAATTTTAATGATGTTTATTGGTTATACGATTTATATGATAGAAGATAATCAAGATAATGCATTAACAAGATTTTTTAAACCTCAAATTAGTGAAAAATCTAAAAAAATTACAAAAAGTCCTGAAGAGTTAAAAGAGATGAAAAAACAAAAAACTCAAGATGAGGGACAAGTAATTGAAAATATTATGAAACTAGAAGTTTTAGAATTAAAGCTGGGCTTTAGGCTTTTACAATTAGTGCAAGGAAATTCTGAATTATTAGATAAAATTAAAGGTATAAGAAAAACAATTGCGGCTGATTTAGGTTTTATAATACCTCAAATTAGAATTTCAGATGATGCCTCACTTATGCAAAATGAGTATCAATTGTATTTAAAAAGAATTCCAATTGTAAAAGGAAAAGTTGAAACAGATAAGCTTCTTGCAATGGGTGGTATAGGAAATGAAAAACTAAAAGGTTTACATGTAAAAGAACCTGTTTTTAACCTTGAAGCAACTTGGATTAATATGGATTTAAAAGAAGAAGCATTAATGAAAGGTTTTACAGTAGTTGATGCTCCAACAATTATTTCAACTCATATTTCAGAAGTTATAAAAAAACATGCAGAAGATATTATAACAAGACAAGATATTGTTGATATAATTGATGGTTTAAAAAAAGATTTCCCAATTGTTGTAGAAGAGGCTATGAAAGTTACTTCTTATGGCTCACTATTAAAAGTTTGTAGAGACCTTTTACATGAGAAAATCCCAATTGTTGATATGCTAACAATAGTTGAAGCAATTGCAGATATTGCAGAGTTTACTAAAGCACCGGATGTATTATTAGAACATGTAAGAAGTAAGTTATATAGACTAATTACACAAAGATTTAAAGATACAGACGGGGTTTTACATATAATTACAATAAAACCAGAAATTGAACAACAATTTATTGGAAAATTACAAGAACATCATGGAGTTTCACAACTTATGTTATCAATTGCTGAAATTAATAATCTTGTAACAAAAACAAAAGCTGTAATGGAAGAGGTTGAACTAAAAGGCTATAGTAAAGTTGCTATGGTTGTTGATCCTCTTTTAAGAAAAAGAATTTCAGAAATATATGAAAAGTTTGGTTTACAAGTAGCTGTATTATCCCATGCAGAACTTGATTCAAGAGCAAACTTTGCAATTGAAGGAACAGTAGAGTTCTAA
- the flgL gene encoding flagellar hook-associated protein FlgL, with the protein MINSLSESIYRLSLLNAEQERISYQSSTGKKIDNGSDDSLVFTKEIYIEDKISVFDGIKKQIDITAAQNKSADSSLAEIKDIISSLKSEIIRALDDGIDPESKKNIAINLEGMKKNLFLFSNEQSNGEYLFSGTEGTKPPFEQDPVTGDVTYVGNGYLKKVAVDEGSYRDRGVTGFDMMMNTNDTAYYGEKLTFTANERVVDNSGNEWVLDAGVPQLVKHTEIGASTETMPLTEILPATVPAKYETTNPISTPGQVLKSKENIFDVIDNLVNALNQVDSTGAPITEDQAKAQLKDGLGKVNQAFDSINAAHSALGVRNKIFEVSSEKVSAKITHFNILFRETAGVDLGKVAMEAKALELTFTALYSTVNKMNQLSLVNYIN; encoded by the coding sequence ATGATTAATAGTTTAAGCGAATCTATTTATAGACTATCTTTGCTAAATGCAGAGCAAGAAAGAATAAGTTATCAATCAAGTACTGGAAAAAAGATAGATAATGGAAGTGATGATTCATTAGTTTTTACAAAAGAGATTTATATTGAAGATAAAATATCTGTTTTCGATGGTATTAAAAAACAAATTGATATTACAGCAGCACAAAATAAATCAGCTGATTCTTCATTGGCTGAAATTAAAGATATTATCTCTTCTTTAAAATCAGAAATTATTAGAGCTTTAGATGATGGAATTGATCCTGAATCAAAAAAGAATATTGCTATTAATTTAGAGGGGATGAAAAAGAATTTATTTTTATTCTCAAATGAACAATCAAATGGAGAATATTTATTTTCTGGAACAGAAGGTACTAAACCTCCTTTTGAACAAGACCCAGTTACAGGAGATGTAACATATGTAGGTAATGGCTACTTAAAAAAAGTTGCTGTAGATGAAGGCTCTTATAGGGATAGGGGTGTTACTGGTTTTGATATGATGATGAATACTAATGACACAGCTTATTATGGAGAAAAACTTACATTTACTGCAAATGAAAGAGTAGTTGATAATTCAGGAAATGAATGGGTTTTAGATGCAGGTGTTCCGCAGCTTGTAAAACATACTGAAATAGGTGCATCAACAGAAACTATGCCTTTAACAGAGATTTTACCAGCAACTGTTCCTGCAAAATATGAAACAACAAATCCAATTTCAACTCCAGGTCAAGTATTAAAATCAAAAGAGAATATTTTTGATGTTATTGATAATCTTGTAAATGCTTTAAATCAAGTTGATTCAACAGGTGCCCCAATTACTGAGGATCAAGCTAAAGCTCAATTAAAAGATGGCTTAGGTAAAGTAAATCAAGCCTTTGATTCAATTAATGCTGCACATAGTGCCTTGGGAGTAAGAAATAAGATATTTGAAGTTTCTTCTGAGAAAGTTTCAGCAAAGATAACTCACTTTAATATTTTATTTAGAGAGACTGCTGGTGTAGATTTAGGAAAAGTTGCTATGGAGGCAAAAGCTTTGGAATTAACATTTACAGCACTTTATTCAACTGTAAATAAAATGAATCAATTGTCGTTAGTAAATTATATTAACTAA
- a CDS encoding YfgM family protein: MKNLLILILLFSFSYGKKDFYYSFINSSNEQISQERKQAITDGFDIIENAKRLAKEGKVDEAYTQINDFKNKNKIKLLESDIYVLYSELSLRKKSKKYILDAAKELESAINSSKIREDQLPKAYMLLVDLKLQSNKTTEAQYFAEIIINNFNDEVTKAYGKIHLAKVYKYQYKYDKAIRILYEVLTKTTDILVATIVADELFDVYIADNKYDEAYDLISKVLKKNIDYYANDSYLALEKVDKLIKAKMPEFAVEILKELLKKAQKKEAIEDFKYKLANTYMLMYEGTPKYLLLAKDLYEDILNEFPEGMYVDKAKMYIDEIFMREGKIDPATIANKYLNSESMQQKVLLQELLLEKRDKKYQTILRKKRVYSKISNEIAKRFGYDSMSAIFDVVNIEMIKQYLEEGKCSELTEVLKTSRRETLQKLIEDNDTKYKFFQCMVEEPYERAYLMAKDAFNRSRDGQIYLYLEQIAYKLGLLEEALSYSAKVEMVNEQEILSKEFLYRFLIINALNEPTSMQRFYAYAQNNKNYIEENKDNPLIIDFYYQYYLYLLSQDKKDEAYDILLKLYNKQKQIKARVYSPFVELELAKYEKDKNNLAKALEYLLEGVDTNRKIKPNDLARAYYEIIKSYETFGNNEKKAEFVLKCKEIKDATDSLYKKMCDEM, encoded by the coding sequence TTGAAAAATCTATTAATTTTAATATTGTTATTTTCTTTTTCCTATGGAAAAAAAGATTTTTATTATAGCTTTATAAACTCTTCAAATGAACAAATTTCACAAGAAAGAAAACAAGCTATTACTGATGGTTTTGATATTATTGAAAATGCAAAAAGATTAGCAAAAGAGGGTAAAGTGGATGAAGCTTATACTCAAATAAATGATTTTAAAAATAAAAATAAAATAAAACTATTGGAAAGTGATATTTATGTTTTATATTCAGAACTTTCATTAAGAAAAAAATCTAAAAAATATATTTTAGATGCTGCAAAAGAGTTAGAAAGTGCAATAAATAGTTCAAAAATTAGGGAAGACCAGTTACCAAAAGCTTATATGTTATTAGTGGATTTAAAACTACAATCAAATAAAACAACAGAAGCCCAATATTTTGCAGAAATTATTATAAATAACTTTAATGATGAGGTTACAAAAGCTTATGGTAAAATCCATTTAGCAAAGGTTTATAAATACCAATATAAATATGATAAAGCAATTAGAATTTTATATGAAGTTTTAACTAAAACAACTGATATTTTAGTTGCAACAATTGTTGCTGATGAACTTTTTGATGTATATATTGCTGATAATAAATATGATGAAGCTTATGATTTAATTTCAAAAGTTTTAAAGAAAAATATAGATTATTATGCAAATGATTCTTATTTGGCTTTAGAAAAAGTTGATAAATTAATAAAAGCAAAGATGCCTGAATTTGCTGTTGAAATTTTAAAAGAGTTACTAAAAAAAGCACAAAAAAAAGAAGCTATTGAAGATTTTAAATATAAATTAGCAAATACATATATGCTAATGTATGAAGGAACACCCAAATATCTCCTACTTGCAAAAGATTTATATGAAGATATTTTAAATGAATTTCCAGAGGGTATGTATGTAGATAAAGCTAAAATGTATATTGATGAGATTTTTATGAGGGAGGGGAAAATTGACCCTGCTACTATTGCTAATAAATATTTAAATTCTGAATCAATGCAACAAAAAGTTTTATTACAAGAATTATTACTTGAAAAGCGAGATAAAAAATATCAAACTATTCTTAGAAAAAAAAGAGTGTATAGTAAAATCTCAAATGAAATAGCTAAACGATTTGGTTATGATAGTATGAGTGCTATTTTTGATGTGGTTAATATTGAAATGATTAAGCAGTATTTAGAAGAGGGTAAATGTTCTGAATTAACTGAAGTTTTAAAAACTTCAAGAAGAGAGACTTTACAAAAGCTAATTGAAGATAATGATACAAAATATAAATTTTTCCAGTGTATGGTAGAAGAGCCTTATGAAAGAGCATATCTTATGGCAAAAGATGCTTTTAATAGAAGTAGAGATGGACAAATTTATTTATATTTAGAACAAATTGCTTATAAATTAGGCCTTTTAGAAGAGGCTTTATCATATTCTGCTAAAGTAGAAATGGTAAATGAACAAGAGATTCTAAGTAAAGAGTTTTTATATAGATTTTTAATTATAAATGCTTTAAATGAACCAACTTCAATGCAAAGATTTTATGCTTATGCTCAAAATAATAAAAACTATATTGAAGAAAATAAAGATAATCCTTTAATAATTGACTTTTATTATCAATACTATTTATATCTTTTATCTCAAGATAAAAAAGATGAAGCGTATGATATTTTACTAAAACTATACAATAAACAAAAGCAGATAAAAGCAAGAGTTTATTCTCCTTTTGTAGAATTAGAATTAGCAAAATATGAAAAAGATAAAAATAATTTAGCAAAGGCTTTGGAGTATTTACTTGAAGGAGTGGATACTAATAGAAAAATCAAACCAAATGATTTGGCTAGGGCTTATTATGAAATAATTAAAAGCTATGAAACTTTTGGTAATAATGAAAAAAAAGCAGAATTTGTATTAAAGTGTAAAGAGATAAAAGACGCAACAGATAGCTTATATAAAAAAATGTGTGATGAGATGTAA